The Williamsia sp. DF01-3 genome has a window encoding:
- a CDS encoding TIGR03621 family F420-dependent LLM class oxidoreductase, whose product MSGSRDFRFGVNFLARGTADEFLAQVRHAEQCGVDVVLLPDHLELGAPFPMLVAAAAAAPTVRVGNIVLNAGFYRPALLARDIAGVDQLTGGRVEIGLGAGYVEAEFEAAGIPFGSPGQRVDHMRDMVIELRRLLGDPACTPPSVQTPPPIMVAGTGNRVLTIAARHADIVALAGLADDEALAERVEYIRRQAGSRFDDLELNLIIFDLAIDREPDLDTLRHHNRDATDDELLRQPNALHGSHDEVVARIRQLREQFGITYLTPIEPAAADLDAFGRVISELRQGPAEANL is encoded by the coding sequence ATGAGCGGTTCTCGAGACTTCCGGTTCGGGGTGAACTTCCTGGCCCGAGGGACGGCCGATGAGTTCCTGGCCCAGGTGCGGCACGCCGAACAGTGCGGTGTGGACGTGGTGCTGCTGCCTGACCATCTCGAACTGGGTGCGCCGTTCCCCATGTTGGTCGCGGCCGCAGCTGCCGCACCGACGGTGCGGGTCGGCAACATCGTCCTCAACGCAGGCTTCTACCGGCCGGCTCTGCTCGCCCGCGACATCGCCGGGGTCGACCAGTTGACGGGTGGACGCGTGGAGATCGGACTCGGCGCGGGGTATGTCGAGGCGGAGTTCGAAGCAGCGGGAATCCCGTTCGGGTCGCCCGGACAACGTGTAGACCACATGCGCGACATGGTGATCGAGCTGAGACGACTCCTCGGTGACCCGGCTTGCACGCCACCCTCGGTGCAGACACCACCCCCGATCATGGTCGCCGGCACGGGAAATCGGGTGCTGACGATCGCGGCCCGCCATGCGGACATCGTTGCCCTGGCGGGTCTCGCCGACGACGAGGCTCTCGCCGAGCGCGTGGAATACATTCGGCGGCAAGCAGGGTCGAGGTTCGACGACCTCGAACTGAATCTGATCATCTTCGACCTCGCCATCGACCGAGAGCCAGACCTCGACACGTTGCGTCATCACAACCGCGATGCCACAGATGACGAACTGTTACGCCAACCCAATGCGCTCCACGGATCTCACGACGAGGTGGTCGCCCGCATCCGGCAACTGCGAGAGCAGTTCGGGATCACCTACCTGACGCCGATCGAGCCGGCGGCGGCAGATCTGGACGCGTTCGGCAGGGTGATCTCAGAACTGCGCCAAGGTCCGGCGGAAGCGAACCTCTAG
- a CDS encoding histidine phosphatase family protein, whose product MGVIYLVRHGQAGHDENGYGSLTDLGREQARNVGKHLARRVGRLDFAASGNLARQLETVQEIVAQFKEGTAPEPVVNAGWNEYDLTHLTSRDMPPVGTSAEAADAQRDFQRDLDKALLAWAADGHSTGAGSYAEYRESIREALKEIATFAGPGQVALAASSAGTIAAVVAELWGVDSQTWPVIARTMVNASITKLIVGSTGINVMSVNDHAHADITDDQGKRPLLTMR is encoded by the coding sequence ATGGGTGTCATCTACTTGGTGCGTCACGGTCAGGCCGGTCATGACGAGAACGGTTACGGCAGTCTGACCGATCTCGGGCGCGAGCAGGCACGGAACGTCGGCAAGCATCTTGCGCGGCGCGTGGGCCGGCTCGATTTCGCGGCGTCGGGAAATCTGGCGCGGCAGTTGGAGACCGTGCAGGAGATCGTCGCGCAGTTCAAGGAGGGGACTGCTCCCGAGCCCGTCGTGAACGCGGGCTGGAACGAGTACGACCTGACACACCTGACCAGCCGGGACATGCCACCGGTGGGCACATCGGCCGAGGCCGCCGACGCTCAGCGCGACTTCCAGCGCGATCTCGACAAGGCACTGCTGGCCTGGGCTGCCGACGGCCACAGCACGGGGGCCGGTTCCTATGCCGAATACCGCGAGTCGATCCGCGAGGCACTCAAGGAGATCGCGACGTTCGCGGGCCCCGGCCAGGTCGCGCTCGCGGCGTCCTCGGCAGGCACCATCGCGGCCGTCGTCGCGGAGTTGTGGGGTGTGGACTCGCAGACCTGGCCCGTCATCGCCCGCACCATGGTCAACGCATCGATCACCAAGCTCATCGTGGGCAGCACCGGCATCAACGTGATGTCGGTGAATGATCACGCGCACGCCGATATCACTGATGATCAGGGAAAACGGCCGCTCCTCACCATGCGGTAG
- a CDS encoding SDR family oxidoreductase, with amino-acid sequence MQPATSSTPSALVTGATGYIGGRLAPRLIERGHDVRVLARTPDKLKGAPWVGSAKVIKGDLSDKASLENAFTDVDVVYHLVHSMGGAKDFVAEERRSAENVVEAARKAGVSRIVYLSGLHPSGVQLSEHLSSRTEVGEVLMDSGIETIVLQAGVVIGSGSASFEMIRHLTERLPVMTTPKWVHNKIQPIAVQDVMHYLMEAATAKVPESRTWDIGGPDVLEYGDMMQIYAEVAGLRKRKMIVIPFLTPSLASNWVGTVTPIPGGLARPLVESLEHDAIASEHDIDDVIPPPEEGLTTYRTSVELALARVGRGEVEISWSNASPTAAPSEPIPSDPEWAGEEAYVDAHTSHTVATAAAVWKAIEGLGAEKGWYGTAPAWKLRARIDRAVGGPGSFGGPSKQGTPTPGDDLEWWRVETVEPEHTLRLRSQMRSPGTSWLEFRITATESGSELELRTVFYPRGIVGRVYWYAHLPAHRAVYRTMTRNILREAERSV; translated from the coding sequence ATGCAGCCCGCCACCAGTTCGACACCCAGCGCTCTGGTCACCGGCGCCACCGGTTACATCGGCGGCCGCCTTGCACCACGCCTGATCGAACGTGGCCACGATGTGCGGGTACTGGCACGGACTCCGGACAAGCTGAAGGGCGCGCCCTGGGTCGGCAGCGCGAAGGTGATCAAGGGCGACCTCAGCGACAAGGCGTCGCTGGAGAATGCGTTCACCGACGTCGACGTGGTCTACCACCTCGTTCATTCGATGGGTGGCGCCAAAGACTTCGTCGCCGAAGAACGCCGATCGGCAGAGAACGTGGTGGAGGCCGCGCGTAAGGCGGGTGTGTCCCGGATCGTCTACCTTTCCGGACTGCATCCCTCTGGCGTGCAACTGTCCGAGCACCTGAGTTCACGCACCGAGGTCGGCGAAGTCCTGATGGATTCGGGCATCGAGACCATCGTGTTGCAGGCCGGTGTCGTGATCGGTTCCGGCTCGGCGTCCTTCGAGATGATCCGGCACCTCACCGAGCGTCTACCGGTGATGACCACCCCGAAGTGGGTGCACAACAAGATTCAACCGATCGCCGTTCAGGACGTCATGCACTACCTGATGGAAGCCGCGACCGCGAAGGTTCCCGAGTCCCGCACGTGGGACATCGGCGGCCCCGACGTCCTCGAGTACGGCGACATGATGCAGATCTACGCCGAGGTTGCCGGGCTGCGCAAGCGCAAGATGATCGTGATCCCGTTCTTGACACCGTCGCTGGCGAGCAACTGGGTCGGTACCGTCACCCCAATTCCTGGTGGACTTGCCCGTCCCCTGGTCGAGTCACTCGAGCACGACGCCATCGCCTCGGAGCACGACATCGACGACGTGATCCCGCCGCCGGAAGAGGGATTGACCACCTATCGCACGTCCGTCGAGTTGGCGCTCGCCCGGGTGGGACGCGGTGAGGTCGAGATCTCCTGGTCGAATGCATCGCCCACCGCGGCCCCCTCCGAGCCGATTCCCTCCGACCCGGAATGGGCCGGTGAAGAGGCGTACGTTGATGCCCACACCAGCCACACCGTCGCGACCGCGGCGGCTGTGTGGAAGGCGATCGAAGGACTCGGCGCCGAAAAGGGCTGGTACGGAACGGCCCCGGCCTGGAAGTTGCGCGCACGAATCGACCGCGCGGTCGGCGGGCCCGGATCGTTCGGGGGCCCGAGCAAGCAAGGCACGCCGACTCCCGGCGACGACCTCGAATGGTGGCGCGTGGAGACAGTGGAGCCCGAACACACGTTGCGGTTACGGTCACAGATGCGGTCGCCGGGCACGTCGTGGCTCGAATTCCGCATCACGGCAACAGAATCCGGTAGCGAGCTCGAACTGCGCACGGTGTTCTATCCGCGCGGCATTGTGGGACGTGTCTACTGGTATGCCCATTTGCCGGCTCATCGCGCGGTGTACCGCACGATGACACGGAACATCCTGCGCGAGGCAGAGAGATCAGTCTGA
- a CDS encoding GntR family transcriptional regulator has product MEPTETPGPPSSKTYEWLRAAVLHGDVPPGGALKPQELAAARGVSLSVIRECLLRLVGEGLAERLPNRGFVVPQAGDDRWQVVAEARSVVEPTMLRMSIERGDLEWEARVSAAHHRLANTPGYEHEDDVHYSDAWASAHYRFHRTLLDACGNDVLLDTFDRLWTASELSRRWSASSNRDRDALTEHRQLKELAMNRAGEAAAAALAAHIIGTTNGLDNPRSTT; this is encoded by the coding sequence ATGGAGCCAACCGAAACGCCGGGACCACCTTCGTCGAAAACGTACGAGTGGTTGCGTGCGGCCGTTTTGCACGGCGATGTGCCTCCTGGCGGCGCACTGAAACCGCAGGAGCTCGCCGCAGCGAGGGGCGTGAGCCTGTCGGTGATCCGAGAGTGCCTGTTGCGCCTGGTGGGGGAAGGCCTGGCGGAGCGACTGCCGAACCGCGGATTTGTGGTTCCCCAGGCAGGTGATGACCGGTGGCAGGTTGTCGCGGAGGCGCGGTCGGTCGTTGAGCCGACCATGCTGCGAATGTCAATAGAGCGTGGTGATCTTGAATGGGAAGCACGGGTGAGCGCTGCACACCACCGCCTGGCAAATACACCCGGATACGAACATGAGGACGACGTCCACTACTCGGACGCATGGGCGAGTGCCCACTACCGCTTCCATCGGACGCTGCTCGATGCGTGCGGCAACGACGTCCTGCTGGACACTTTCGATCGGCTGTGGACTGCGAGTGAACTCTCTCGCCGCTGGTCAGCGTCCAGCAACCGTGATCGCGACGCGCTCACCGAACATCGACAACTCAAAGAACTCGCTATGAACAGGGCCGGCGAAGCGGCCGCCGCTGCCCTAGCAGCCCACATCATCGGAACCACCAATGGCCTCGATAACCCAAGGAGCACAACATGA
- a CDS encoding putative quinol monooxygenase has translation MIIVSGYLTVDPTDRPHYLDGCAEVVRSARAAPGCIDFALGADLVEPARINVYERWATEQQLHDFRGSGPDSEQATAIIDADVREFTVLDA, from the coding sequence ATGATCATCGTTTCCGGATACCTCACCGTGGACCCGACCGACCGACCGCACTATCTCGACGGCTGCGCCGAGGTGGTCCGGTCGGCTCGCGCCGCCCCCGGGTGCATCGACTTCGCACTCGGGGCGGACCTCGTCGAACCAGCTCGAATCAACGTGTACGAACGCTGGGCGACCGAGCAACAGTTGCATGATTTTCGTGGATCCGGCCCGGACTCCGAGCAGGCCACCGCGATCATCGACGCCGACGTTCGCGAGTTCACGGTGCTGGACGCATAG
- a CDS encoding VOC family protein: MACRISELVLECHDPEVLARFWCEVLEFVVLGYEADGSVEIGPRAGFGGVQPTMILSRTDEPRKSESRLHIDVNATDRDHDAELERLLHVGARPVDVGQTGQESWRVLADPEGNEFCLLRARLQQL; this comes from the coding sequence ATGGCCTGTCGGATCAGCGAGCTGGTGCTCGAGTGTCACGACCCTGAGGTGCTGGCTCGGTTTTGGTGCGAAGTCTTGGAATTTGTTGTGCTGGGCTACGAAGCTGATGGCTCAGTCGAGATCGGTCCGCGGGCCGGGTTCGGCGGTGTGCAGCCGACGATGATCCTGTCCCGCACCGATGAGCCCAGGAAGTCAGAATCCCGTCTGCACATCGATGTCAACGCGACCGATCGCGATCATGATGCTGAACTCGAGCGGCTGTTACACGTCGGTGCTCGCCCGGTCGACGTTGGTCAGACCGGGCAAGAATCATGGCGTGTGCTCGCCGACCCTGAGGGCAACGAGTTCTGCCTACTGCGAGCTCGACTCCAACAACTGTGA
- a CDS encoding site-specific integrase, translated as MDGVPGFVPRLLRDGEVGLFRAEDRVFEAMVEGWRAQMLARGLTRATIDGRCGVLRRFQEFAGTFPWSWRPVDLDDYMAGRRSGEKPVSWTTLRSDSNAIAMFCAYVSSSSYGWGALCQRVFDDVPAQIAFEWNTPRHTCEDAVPAGRRAFTATELQRLFDDVDDRVDREFAAGSKRWLPLLRDSIAFKVCYAFGLRRREVAMLDVQDFGPNPHVPAYGDFGAVTVRWAKGTTGSGPRRRTVLTVPEFDWVVDLLRFWITERGRRHFATADRSAALWPSERAERIRVGSLSDAFAAAREGADLPKELGLHCLRHSYVTHLIEAGYDPAFVQTQVGHAYASVTGLYTSVGNDFKQKTIQHMIASRLDGHGRKQDGDADG; from the coding sequence GTGGACGGTGTCCCGGGATTCGTTCCGCGGTTGTTGCGCGACGGTGAGGTCGGCCTGTTCCGTGCCGAGGACCGCGTGTTTGAAGCAATGGTCGAGGGTTGGCGGGCGCAGATGCTGGCGCGTGGGCTGACGAGAGCAACGATCGACGGGCGCTGCGGGGTGCTGCGCCGGTTCCAGGAGTTCGCCGGGACGTTCCCGTGGTCGTGGAGGCCGGTCGATCTGGATGACTACATGGCTGGGCGGCGCTCGGGTGAGAAGCCGGTGAGCTGGACGACGCTGCGTTCGGACAGCAATGCCATCGCGATGTTCTGTGCCTACGTCTCGAGCTCGAGTTACGGGTGGGGTGCGCTGTGCCAACGGGTCTTCGACGATGTTCCGGCGCAGATCGCGTTCGAGTGGAACACCCCGCGGCACACCTGCGAGGATGCTGTTCCGGCTGGCCGCCGGGCCTTCACGGCCACGGAGCTGCAGAGACTCTTTGATGACGTGGACGACCGGGTCGATCGTGAGTTCGCTGCTGGGAGTAAGCGCTGGCTTCCCCTGTTGCGGGACTCGATCGCGTTCAAGGTCTGCTACGCCTTTGGGCTTCGGCGTCGCGAGGTGGCGATGCTGGACGTGCAGGATTTCGGCCCCAACCCGCATGTGCCTGCGTACGGCGACTTCGGCGCGGTGACCGTCCGATGGGCCAAAGGCACCACCGGGTCGGGGCCGCGACGACGCACCGTGTTGACGGTCCCGGAGTTCGACTGGGTGGTTGACCTGCTCCGATTCTGGATCACCGAGCGTGGCCGGCGGCACTTCGCCACCGCTGACCGATCGGCGGCGCTATGGCCGAGCGAGCGCGCCGAGCGGATAAGAGTGGGTAGCTTGAGTGATGCCTTCGCTGCCGCCCGCGAGGGCGCCGACTTGCCGAAAGAGCTCGGACTGCACTGCCTGCGACACTCCTACGTCACGCACTTGATCGAGGCCGGCTACGACCCGGCGTTCGTGCAGACTCAAGTCGGTCATGCCTATGCGTCGGTCACCGGGCTGTACACCTCGGTCGGCAACGATTTCAAACAGAAAACCATCCAGCACATGATCGCTTCGCGGCTGGACGGCCACGGCAGGAAGCAGGACGGAGACGCTGATGGCTGA
- a CDS encoding Fis family transcriptional regulator translates to MARPRKPDDPDLRRVCPCDRCGLGYPLVVTWGPEDQICGYCYQQAKRTRGTCDCGHIGVLPGRVDGRPACRACAQITLNIDCVRCGAEDEIYRAGLCWPCALSETVDGLLTNPDTGTIAERLIPLAEALKSMKRANSGLTWIRQRHVTDFLKQLATLPELTHEAIDALPRSRTRDYVRGLLVEHGGLPRRDELLVRYQAWADTALERLTEDTNRAVIDRYIRWHHLRRMNKMDPVPHGTFLRSKQTVTVAINFLNWLGERDIALADVGQGEVDAWIAGGPTTRLLVDRFLGWAMDTKNAPQGLTVPRHRRGNSTTLSATDQAAALDRIVDGDTLTARDKAAAILVLVFGQQIQDIAALNWDDITVTEDLATITLGSGPIVLPAPLDGPWRELLANPGHDQTAAHPRSNWVFRGHSPGMHIDPMHLRLRLRDHLVSARAARLGTLHELSKTAPAAIIADVLGYHPSTIERHAVDAAGTYAEYIAAVREYGQR, encoded by the coding sequence ATGGCCAGGCCCCGCAAACCCGACGACCCGGACCTACGTCGCGTGTGTCCGTGTGATCGCTGCGGCTTGGGCTACCCGCTGGTGGTCACCTGGGGCCCGGAGGATCAGATCTGCGGCTACTGCTACCAGCAGGCCAAACGCACCCGCGGCACCTGCGACTGCGGCCACATCGGCGTCTTACCGGGCCGAGTAGATGGGCGCCCGGCCTGCCGGGCGTGCGCCCAGATCACCCTCAACATCGATTGCGTGCGCTGCGGCGCCGAGGACGAGATCTACCGCGCCGGCCTGTGCTGGCCATGCGCACTGAGCGAGACCGTCGACGGACTGCTGACCAACCCGGACACCGGCACCATCGCCGAGAGGCTTATCCCCCTGGCTGAGGCGTTGAAATCGATGAAACGCGCCAACAGTGGACTGACCTGGATCCGCCAGCGGCACGTGACCGACTTCCTGAAACAGTTGGCCACCCTCCCGGAGCTCACGCACGAGGCGATCGATGCACTTCCACGCTCGCGCACCCGCGACTACGTGCGCGGGCTCCTAGTCGAGCACGGTGGCCTGCCCCGACGTGATGAGCTGCTTGTCCGCTACCAAGCCTGGGCGGACACAGCACTGGAGAGGCTGACCGAGGACACCAACCGGGCCGTCATTGACCGCTATATCCGCTGGCACCATCTACGGCGCATGAACAAGATGGACCCCGTCCCCCACGGCACCTTCCTGCGCAGCAAGCAGACCGTCACCGTCGCGATCAACTTCCTCAACTGGCTCGGCGAGCGCGACATCGCGCTCGCCGACGTCGGCCAGGGCGAGGTTGACGCCTGGATCGCCGGCGGGCCGACCACGCGACTGCTCGTCGATCGGTTCCTCGGCTGGGCCATGGACACCAAGAACGCCCCACAAGGGCTCACCGTGCCCCGCCATCGCCGCGGTAACAGCACCACACTCAGCGCCACCGACCAGGCCGCCGCCCTGGACCGAATAGTGGACGGCGACACCCTGACCGCACGAGACAAGGCCGCGGCGATTCTAGTCCTTGTCTTCGGCCAACAGATCCAAGATATTGCCGCGCTGAACTGGGACGACATCACCGTGACCGAGGACCTGGCGACCATTACGCTCGGCAGCGGCCCGATCGTGTTGCCCGCCCCGCTCGACGGGCCGTGGCGTGAACTCCTGGCTAACCCTGGCCACGATCAGACCGCCGCTCACCCGAGAAGCAACTGGGTCTTCAGAGGGCATTCCCCCGGCATGCACATCGATCCGATGCACCTACGCCTCCGGCTACGAGACCACCTCGTCAGCGCCCGCGCCGCCCGACTCGGCACACTGCATGAACTCAGCAAGACCGCCCCGGCCGCCATCATCGCCGATGTCCTGGGCTATCACCCATCGACCATTGAGCGCCACGCTGTTGACGCGGCAGGTACGTACGCCGAATACATCGCCGCCGTACGCGAGTACGGCCAGAGGTGA
- a CDS encoding DinB family protein — MIDKELATVLDANRTALIGSVARLTDAQSRSRLVPSLTTPISLVKHCAAAERVWFQRTVAGLAEAECDGYAAGDDRGWLVDPEQTLAEVIAEYEAAADLSRRIAQGPEPADRFVHYRRGEVTFHWIGLHMIEELARHAGHADILVEQILAAPQ, encoded by the coding sequence ATGATCGACAAAGAGCTTGCCACTGTCCTCGACGCGAACCGTACGGCCCTGATCGGCTCGGTGGCCCGCTTGACGGACGCTCAAAGCCGTTCTCGCTTGGTGCCTTCACTGACCACTCCGATTTCACTTGTCAAACATTGCGCCGCGGCGGAAAGGGTCTGGTTTCAACGCACCGTCGCGGGTCTTGCGGAGGCCGAGTGCGACGGCTACGCGGCGGGCGACGACCGCGGATGGCTGGTGGATCCCGAGCAAACGCTCGCAGAGGTGATCGCAGAATACGAAGCTGCTGCTGACCTTTCCCGACGCATCGCGCAAGGACCTGAGCCGGCCGACCGATTCGTTCACTACCGCCGCGGCGAGGTGACCTTCCACTGGATAGGGCTTCACATGATCGAAGAGCTGGCACGGCACGCGGGCCACGCCGACATCCTCGTCGAACAGATACTCGCCGCCCCGCAGTAG
- a CDS encoding SDR family oxidoreductase yields the protein MTHGAERKVALVTGASRGIGAAIATRFAAAGWDLTISARSLEPLQDLAGRLSGEHGVRVEVVTADMSDEEQLQTLATGHLDQFDRVDALVLNAGMGQKGPIGELPVRRFDKLYQVNVRSAYVLLQSLLPTLRSTAETAGAAKVVAIASITGVHPEPELSAYGATKAALISLCETFNLEESEKGVSATTISPGYVNTDMSSWTAIPAAEMITADDVATMAFAVTELSRYAVLPGIVLTRPGTNLGRA from the coding sequence GTGACACATGGCGCAGAACGCAAGGTGGCATTGGTGACCGGTGCCTCGCGCGGTATCGGCGCGGCGATCGCGACCCGATTCGCCGCGGCAGGCTGGGATCTGACGATCAGTGCCCGCAGCCTGGAACCGTTGCAGGACTTGGCCGGCCGCCTTTCCGGCGAACACGGGGTGCGTGTGGAGGTGGTCACCGCCGACATGTCCGACGAGGAGCAGTTGCAGACACTGGCCACGGGCCATCTCGACCAATTCGACAGGGTCGACGCGTTGGTCCTCAACGCGGGGATGGGGCAGAAGGGGCCGATCGGTGAACTGCCGGTTCGCCGATTCGACAAGCTGTACCAGGTCAACGTCCGCTCGGCGTACGTGTTGCTCCAGTCGTTGTTGCCGACTCTGCGCAGTACCGCCGAGACTGCTGGGGCCGCGAAAGTGGTTGCCATTGCATCGATCACAGGCGTACACCCTGAGCCTGAGCTGTCCGCATACGGTGCCACGAAGGCGGCGCTGATCTCTCTATGCGAAACGTTCAACCTCGAGGAATCCGAGAAGGGCGTCTCGGCGACCACCATCTCGCCCGGCTACGTCAACACCGACATGTCCTCGTGGACCGCGATCCCGGCTGCGGAGATGATCACCGCCGACGACGTGGCCACCATGGCGTTCGCGGTCACCGAGTTGTCGCGGTACGCGGTGCTTCCCGGCATCGTCCTCACCCGGCCCGGCACCAACTTGGGTCGTGCCTGA
- a CDS encoding acyl-CoA dehydrogenase family protein — MAISLSYDPAVEDVVTKVRDFVRDHVMPIEDEFAGDITAAGGDTRRLELRDQARDAGVLAPHAPVEYGGLGLNMSDRAPVFEAAGYSVFGPIALHIGAPDEGNVHMLAHIAGADQKEKYLAPLARGDVRSAFAMTEPAPGAGADPAALRTAATKVDGGWKINGDKWFITGADGAGFFIIMARTAGSPGDRGGATMFLAPADTPGITVGRHINTIDRAMIGGHCEVAFRDVFVPDEDVLGEVDEGYRYAQVRLGPARMTHVMRWMGSANRAQDVALDYVARREAFGGKLGDLGMIQQMVADNEIDLAAARALLVKACYALDQGQHAGDETSIAKTFAAEAFSRVVDRAIQMCGGQGVSDELPLARLQRELRPFQIYDGPSEVHRWALAKRAVGKAKKAAAAAAANGTPS, encoded by the coding sequence ATGGCGATCAGCCTTTCCTACGATCCAGCCGTCGAGGACGTGGTCACGAAAGTCCGTGATTTCGTCCGCGACCACGTGATGCCGATCGAGGACGAGTTCGCCGGTGACATCACCGCCGCCGGCGGCGACACGCGTCGACTAGAACTGCGTGACCAGGCGCGCGACGCCGGTGTGCTCGCGCCGCACGCGCCGGTCGAATACGGCGGCCTCGGCCTCAACATGTCCGATCGCGCCCCGGTCTTCGAGGCTGCCGGTTACTCGGTGTTCGGTCCGATCGCGCTGCACATCGGAGCACCCGACGAGGGCAACGTGCACATGCTCGCGCACATCGCCGGCGCGGACCAGAAAGAGAAGTACCTGGCTCCACTGGCCCGCGGTGACGTGCGGTCGGCCTTCGCGATGACCGAGCCCGCACCGGGAGCCGGTGCCGACCCGGCAGCACTGCGCACTGCGGCCACCAAGGTCGACGGTGGCTGGAAGATCAACGGCGACAAATGGTTCATCACTGGCGCCGACGGTGCCGGCTTCTTCATCATCATGGCGCGGACTGCGGGTTCCCCCGGTGACCGCGGCGGCGCGACGATGTTCCTCGCGCCGGCCGACACTCCCGGCATCACGGTGGGACGCCACATCAACACCATCGACCGCGCGATGATCGGCGGCCACTGCGAGGTGGCATTCCGCGACGTGTTCGTTCCGGACGAAGACGTGCTCGGAGAGGTCGACGAGGGTTACCGCTACGCACAGGTGCGGCTGGGCCCAGCACGTATGACCCACGTCATGCGGTGGATGGGCAGCGCCAACCGCGCCCAAGACGTCGCGCTCGACTACGTTGCCCGCCGGGAAGCCTTCGGCGGCAAGCTCGGCGATCTGGGCATGATCCAGCAGATGGTGGCCGACAACGAGATCGATCTGGCTGCTGCGCGGGCGTTGCTGGTCAAGGCCTGCTACGCGCTCGACCAGGGTCAGCATGCGGGCGACGAGACGTCGATCGCGAAAACATTTGCAGCCGAGGCATTTTCGAGGGTCGTCGACCGCGCGATCCAGATGTGCGGTGGCCAAGGAGTGTCCGACGAGCTGCCATTGGCCCGTCTGCAGCGTGAGCTGCGGCCGTTCCAGATCTACGACGGCCCGTCCGAGGTCCATCGCTGGGCGCTGGCCAAACGGGCCGTGGGCAAGGCGAAGAAGGCGGCAGCCGCTGCCGCCGCGAACGGAACGCCGTCGTGA
- a CDS encoding TetR/AcrR family transcriptional regulator, translating into MNSVPEPTPRDHGGDGWREYGQEDLPAPLAAALSAFAEHGYHGTSVRDIAARAGLSVPGLYHHYPSKQSLLKGLLELTMSDLLGRSEAALAEAGPTPLERYDAVVESLLRFHMYRRAQAFVGSTEIRSLDPSFRTDYIQLRDRQQRMVDRLVMDGVESGDFRCPNPEDAGRAVTTMCVGVSTWYRPQGRLGPDELVARYLLIARRMVGYFPDQS; encoded by the coding sequence ATGAACTCCGTGCCCGAGCCGACGCCGCGAGACCACGGCGGCGACGGTTGGCGCGAATACGGCCAGGAAGATCTGCCTGCGCCGCTCGCGGCAGCGCTCTCGGCCTTTGCCGAACACGGCTATCACGGCACCTCGGTACGCGACATCGCCGCACGCGCAGGCCTGAGTGTGCCGGGGCTCTATCACCACTATCCGTCGAAGCAGTCCCTCCTCAAGGGTTTGCTCGAGCTCACGATGAGTGATCTGCTCGGCCGTTCTGAGGCGGCGCTTGCTGAAGCCGGTCCGACGCCGCTCGAACGCTACGACGCCGTGGTGGAGTCTTTGCTGCGGTTCCACATGTATCGGCGGGCCCAGGCGTTTGTGGGCTCCACCGAGATCCGCAGCCTGGATCCGTCGTTCCGCACCGATTACATCCAACTGCGCGACAGGCAGCAGCGGATGGTCGACAGGCTGGTGATGGACGGCGTCGAGTCGGGTGACTTCCGCTGCCCCAATCCAGAGGACGCCGGCCGGGCGGTCACCACCATGTGTGTGGGGGTGTCCACCTGGTACCGGCCGCAGGGGCGTCTCGGTCCCGACGAACTCGTTGCCCGTTATCTGCTGATCGCCAGACGGATGGTGGGGTACTTTCCGGATCAGTCTTGA